The segment GAATTATTATcctatttttgttttctttgcaGCTGGTATTGTGCTTGAGGATAAAAATTGGCCTCCATTTTTTCCCATTATACATCATGACATTGCAAATGAAATACCAATTCATTTGCAGAAACTGCAATACGTTGCATTTACAACCTTGTTAGGTATGTAAAACTGGCTGTTATTGTTATGGaagttatgtgatttttctgTTACCCAGGCTATTTACTATTTGAATCCTGCAGTATCAGTGTCTGCTTTTTATCATTTCTAGACATTTCTGCCTGAGTTAAACCCGTGGTTAGTTATTTATTGGGACCTTTTGAATTGAGACCAACGATCTTCCAATTTAGATCCAACTGGAGTTGGCAGATCATTTTTATATACTGGCGAAGACCATATTAATTGCTGAGTTAGAAAGCTATTCATGCGTGAAGCATTGATTATAACTTCATTTTTTGGGGGTGGCCAGCTGTTCAAGCTCTTGGCACAATTTAATGCGTTCTCTATTATCATAAACAGTTAATTTTGCACATTATACTACATGGAGATTTAGGAATTGTAGTCTCTAGTATGCGAAATGATACATGATACTCGATGTTAGAGCTGCAACACTGTACTGGCCTGCCTTTGATGGCTTGATGGAGATTATCCAAGTATGCTACTAATTTTGCATGTACCGATGATTATCAGGACTCACATTTACCCTTTTCTGGAATCTCATTGCCGTGACTGCCGCGTGGATTAAATTGGGAGGTTGGTATTCTGTATGTATCATTTGTTATCATTGCTGATAAGTGGTTTTGACCTTACATTCATAATCCTGTCCTCCAGATCCAAAGATTTGGTTTCTTGCTGTTATCTACTTCATATCTGGGGTTCCAGGAGCCTATGTGTTATGGTATCGCCCACTTTACCGTGCTTTTAGGTAAGTGCTTCTATCTTTTTGCAAGACCAAATGTATTGTTGCATTTATACTTGTGCATAATTTCTTATGGACCACTTGATATTCAGAAGGTTGTAGCAGGTTAACTTtcagaaaaaatattttgtaattaaTCTACGTGGAAGgctgatattttatttaatgggGTGCTCAAAATTGTAATTAGTTACATAGATCAGCTGTTGTCTATCTTCAGATAATTTAACTCAAATTAATCTATATTGCAGGACTGAAAGTGCCATGAAGTTTAGCTGGTTTTTCTTGTTTTACTTGGTAAGTTTTCTAAACAAATGGTCAtcaatacatatacatatatgcaATTCAATCACTCCCAATTTGTATCTCATGCCTCTACAGCTTCACATTGGCTTCTGTATATTTGCCGCGGTTGCGCCTCCTGTAGTTTTCAAAGGCAAATCACTGGCGTGAGTCTTCTTTTCAACTTTGTCACACCTAATTGGTTTCTTcatttatgccagatattctttATTCACTTAGCTTACATTATGTCATGCCAATCATTATGTTTCATATTTCTTAGAGTTTCTGCACTTTTGGCTCGTTTAATCTTGTTCTTCAATAGTTTCGGCTCTTGTTAAGTATTTCTCTCGGCTACATCTAAGGCCATTTGCCAATAGCAATTATCGGTTTTTCGTTATTTGTCTTTTGATCTGATTATAGATGGTGGTTTTACAGAGGCATCCTGCCAGCCGTAGATATCATAGGCAAACATGCCATAGTCGGGGtaagtcatatatatatatatgtacctCCTCATGACCTTATATTTGGTGGCATGTTATTGTCAAGAAACTAATCCTGCTAATCATCTGCTTTCCCGTCGAGTAACCAAATTTGGAGGTACACTAAAATTGTGCATTGCTTCCCAGGTTTTCTACTTTATTGGGTTCGGACTGTTCTGCCTCGAGTCGCTTCTTAGCCTCTGGGTTATTCAGGTCTGACTATTTTTTCTCCACACAATATATTTTCTAACACAAATCCAATCCATACACCAAGAAATTCTGCCTATGTGTGGTTTTTATGTTGACGGTTGGTTCTCGTGTACGTGCAGCAAGTATACATGTACTTCAGAGGCAGCGGCAAAGCAGCAGAGATGAAGCGCGAGGCTGCTAGGGGAGCTTTGAGAGCAGCCATCTAACTTCTGAATTAGTGGCCCCCATACGGTATTGTACGTGGGATGAGGTACAGGTGTTTGTTCATTATTTTGTAATAGTTTCATTCAGGTTTACTTGTTTTGTGAGATAGATGATTTGAGGGAAGGCCTAGAAACATGATAGAATTTGTATACCTTTGGAGCCATATTGGGCTAGCTGTTATGTAATATATCGTTGTTATCATGTCACGTTTCGTTACGATATATAATTTGTTGAGGGGTGGCTATGCTAATGCTATACCGGGTGATTTTCACTTGATGTAGCATCTATCATTCATGGGAATGAGGCCATACATTTGTGTGGATCTCATGGCCAATGCATAGTCAAGAGCATAGGACACCCCAATTTGTTTCTTATTTAACGTTACTCAATTGGCCATCATTAAATCACAATTGAAGAATATCATGGGTAGCCAAGATAAAAAGGAGATGgaggaataattttttttccacaGGAGTTTTATGTATCGATAATATGGTTTATTTTCATGTCATAAATTACATTCATCTTGTATGTGTTTCAAATCCATGACTATTATCATTATACATACATCAATTAACAAATAAACAGATTTTAAATTCACCGTTATAAATTCATCCAAGCAACCAAATAGATCAGTAAAGTGAAAGTCATCAGTTTGGATCAATAGATTTGTCAAGTTCTTGTGACTTTTGGATGAACGATAATGGATTTCAAATCCAGTTGCGCAACTTCAATAGTAACAAGACGAATTTCAAAGACGCCCAAGGAAGATGTCATTTGAAACATATTCATCAAatcatttttcaaataaaaccCTCCTCGAAATCAAATTCATCGATCCAAACGCAATCATATTTATCTATGTAGTGATATATCGATTTGGATGATCACATCATTGTCCCAAGTTAGGCCAACTTTTATGATGCACAAGTGTAATATAACCATGCCGCCACCTTAAACCTCAAAATTTGCAAAACACAATTAAGCCGCACAtgcaataataaattaataatcttCAAGTCAATCCATTAgcacataaaaaattataatatcaaTGCTGCTACATAGTATATAAAACTTCATTCAGAAAAACACTCACAAAGCAAACATTGTTACCGTggaatcacatttcacataccatatattatatatatatatatatgtatttattataCGTAGAAACGAGGAGTGCATACGATACACAAAGACACAGCACTCCATTAATTGCTCAGCTAGCTAGGGAGCTAGCAATAAGCAACACATTTATCCTTGCAATCGATAGTGCATCCGCCGCCGCCTCCTCCGCCGCCGTACCCCTTCCCGGCGTGGCTGTAGGAGGTGAAACACTTGGCCGGGCACGTCAACTTCTTCTTGTAACACGGCCCTTTGTCTTTACACACGACAGTCGGCCTTATGACGCCGCCTTTTGCGTACCCTCCCTTGGGTCCTCCGTACCCGCCACCGAAGCCTCCGCCGGCAAAACCTGGCGGTAAACCCGGTATGTTGAAGCCTCCGCCGGCAAAACCTGGGAAGCCCCCCATCCCGTTGTCATCGTTGGGGCGGATGGCGAAGGAGATGGTGGCTGAAACGAGCAAGAAAAGTATCAGAAATGCGAGTTTCATGATGTTTGGATTTGTTTGTGCAAAGAAAGAGAGGGAGAGAAATGAGTATATGAATGAGAAATGAATGAAGGTTGGAAAGATGGCATTTATTAGTATGGGTGTGACGAAGAAGTGGATGGGAGTTGCAAGTAGCGATAGTGGTAGGTTAGGAAATGCACTCATTATTGCATTCTCACACCAAAGTCTTCACTTCTTTGGACCTATCAGTCATATACATACATACTGCACTTTTGgtggtttgatatatatatactatacgTTTTTAGATAGTGTTTGAaagttttttcttaacaaaattttataaaatttcaaaattttgttaagaaaaatctGAGAAGTAGTGCTTTCTAAAAGCTCTCCCAAGCATTACTTTAGTCTCGATTATATAGATTTTACTTTTACGAATATCTGATCCAGTTTTAGGTGTAATATTTTGTGAAGGAAGAACTGAATTTTTTTGTCTTGTTATTTGcttttttttcactttttatCCTGTTATCGGTGGATTTTTATTTTCGATACtgtaacttgcattttttttttctatttttgatcATGCTACGTACggtgaattttcatttttagtaCTGTAACTTGTATGTTGTTTTCATTTGTAGTCTTTTAAATCGTagttattttcattttaaatttttttatcggTTATTCAAAGATCGAAAACGAAAGAAAATACAGTTTAAAggataaaaaatgaaaacaatatACAAGTTATGAGAGTACTACAATTTGTCAtattatttgcatttttttttcacttttgaTCATGTTATCGgtggatttttattttcagtattgtaacttgcatgtttttttttcatttttgatcATGCTACGTAGGTGAATTCTCATTTTTAGTACTGTAAATTGTATGTTGTTTTCATTTGTAGTCCTTTAAATTGTAGtaattttcattttaaattttttttatcggtCATTCAAAGATCGAAAACGAAAGAAAACACAATTTAGAggataaaaaatgaaaataatatacAAGTTATGAGACTACATATGAAAATTCACCATGacatgactaaaaatgaaaaaaaaaaatgcaagttacaTGACTGAAAATACATATTCATTATTAATATGaccaaaagtgaaaaaaaatacaaataacaaGATTAAAAATGTTGTCATCCCTTTTTTTAATGAATCAAATAAGAAGAAATAGAAATTTGTTAAGCAAACTTTATTTTTCCTATAATTTCTCGtggagaaaacaaaaaaaaaacatatatatttgaGAAAATGGttaattttaaatgtatttcAGTTGGATTCAATGTGATGACATAAATTATAATTGTTTGTTAAGAGTTAGCAACACGCTTGTAGATTGTGATAGCATGCATCTAAATCATAACATTACGGAAAATTAGAAGAAAAACTCGATTTCGAATCACAGTTTGTTATTCTACATTAGGGCCTTTACAAATTACAATACTCCAAAACAATCGTGAATACATATAGATTTCATGTAagaaaacatgatataaatgTTAGCTAGGTGATTATATGGATTATTTTATGCTACATCTTGAGTACTTCTCCCCTCATGATGTGATCAAATATCAACAATTGGATCATCAAGACATAtatcaattttcataaaaatatatgggtcccacgtgatctaatgatattgaaataaaagGAGAAATACTCCCGGTGTAGCATAGATTAACCCGTGATATATTTACATAGCTAGCTTGCCTTTTTGGA is part of the Henckelia pumila isolate YLH828 unplaced genomic scaffold, ASM3356847v2 CTG_494:::fragment_2:::debris, whole genome shotgun sequence genome and harbors:
- the LOC140872921 gene encoding secretory carrier-associated membrane protein 2-like — protein: MAGRYDPNPFDEEEVNPFSDGGARGKAGGQSRFGGGSFYKTTAGSVPPVTNSRLSPLPPEPADFYNPTAPFEIPLDSASDLKMKERELQAKEAELKRREQEIRRREEAAARAGIVLEDKNWPPFFPIIHHDIANEIPIHLQKLQYVAFTTLLGLTFTLFWNLIAVTAAWIKLGDPKIWFLAVIYFISGVPGAYVLWYRPLYRAFRTESAMKFSWFFLFYLLHIGFCIFAAVAPPVVFKGKSLAGILPAVDIIGKHAIVGVFYFIGFGLFCLESLLSLWVIQQVYMYFRGSGKAAEMKREAARGALRAAI
- the LOC140872925 gene encoding uncharacterized protein, with the protein product MKLAFLILFLLVSATISFAIRPNDDNGMGGFPGFAGGGFNIPGLPPGFAGGGFGGGYGGPKGGYAKGGVIRPTVVCKDKGPCYKKKLTCPAKCFTSYSHAGKGYGGGGGGGGCTIDCKDKCVAYC